One Burkholderia pyrrocinia DNA segment encodes these proteins:
- a CDS encoding transglutaminase family protein — MRLAIRHISRYQFDDQATHALQRLRLRPQSGPGQTVRAWQVTIDGVEPTLSYADGLGNRIDLVRHDRGAKAEIVVVAAGVVETQDRAGILGNPEGYAPPWIFERETALTKAGDTVRELTQALPIEPYGLDALHWLMTEVHGRIAYAPNLAAEAPVDAETALQSGEGTSRDHAHAFIAAARALKIPARYISGYVLADSAMQRIADAKQNAGDDEAEEALALQSGEGMQQALGASHAAQSQSQSQGLPQPALGAQPQATALMQQPAGHAWAEAYVEGLGWVGFDPFMNRCPDERYVRIAIGLDYRDAQPVTGLGATAVGVEISVVQTPELV, encoded by the coding sequence ATGCGACTCGCCATCCGACACATCTCGCGTTATCAGTTCGACGATCAAGCCACCCATGCGCTGCAACGGCTGCGGCTGCGCCCGCAGTCGGGGCCCGGGCAGACGGTGCGCGCGTGGCAGGTCACGATCGACGGCGTCGAGCCGACCCTGTCGTACGCCGACGGGCTCGGTAACCGGATCGACCTCGTGCGTCACGACCGCGGCGCGAAGGCCGAGATCGTCGTCGTCGCGGCCGGCGTCGTCGAGACGCAGGACCGCGCGGGCATTCTCGGCAATCCCGAAGGCTATGCGCCGCCGTGGATCTTCGAGCGCGAGACCGCGCTCACGAAGGCGGGCGACACCGTGCGCGAGCTCACGCAAGCGCTGCCGATCGAGCCGTACGGCCTCGACGCGCTGCACTGGCTGATGACGGAAGTGCACGGCCGCATCGCGTACGCGCCGAACCTGGCCGCCGAGGCGCCCGTCGATGCGGAAACCGCGCTGCAAAGCGGCGAGGGCACGAGCCGCGACCATGCGCACGCGTTCATCGCGGCCGCGCGCGCGCTGAAGATTCCCGCGCGCTATATCTCCGGCTACGTGCTCGCCGACAGCGCGATGCAGCGCATCGCCGACGCGAAGCAGAACGCGGGCGACGACGAAGCAGAGGAAGCGCTCGCGTTGCAGAGCGGCGAGGGCATGCAGCAGGCGCTCGGCGCGTCGCACGCCGCGCAGTCGCAGTCGCAGTCGCAGGGGTTGCCGCAGCCGGCGCTCGGCGCGCAGCCGCAAGCCACCGCGCTGATGCAGCAGCCGGCCGGCCATGCGTGGGCCGAGGCCTATGTCGAAGGGCTCGGCTGGGTCGGGTTCGATCCGTTCATGAACCGCTGCCCGGACGAGCGCTACGTGCGTATCGCGATCGGCCTCGACTATCGCGACGCGCAGCCCGTGACGGGGCTCGGCGCGACGGCCGTCGGCGTCGAGATCAGCGTCGTGCAGACGCCCGAACTCGTCTGA